The Hypomesus transpacificus isolate Combined female chromosome 6, fHypTra1, whole genome shotgun sequence genomic interval TGCAAGCAGACTACAACAGCGCATGCACAACACCAACCCTCATCTGTGCGTGATACATGCCGGCGTGCCGCGCAAGGAAGCGGGAGACCATCCCGAGGATTTTTTGTCACCTCGAGCCCTGTCCGTGGCCTGAGACAACTCGGGCGAGAAGTCTGTGCAAAAATCAGCGGAACAAAAATTGCCCCTTTACGAACAAAAAGTGCCCATACCGTCCAGAGAAATGTATCCTTGTAACTCCACGAATATTCGTCATATCCTTCCACTTCTACCTTTACTCCTTTCGATCATCtactaggctaggctacattcTCACCCttctgaaccacacacacacactcactcacacacatccgtGCTCTCGGTGTGTGACGTAAGAGTCACCATGGCGGTATAGTTTTGTGGTAGGCTATACGCAGGCTCCCTCCAGAGGTTTGCTGGGCAGTTTCACTGTGGACGCAGGCCCCTCGCCTCGAAGAATGAAGCGAACACTTCATAAACAAGCCGTAagcataggctaggctacttaagttTCGTGAGGCCAAACTAATAATTGTATCCTGTCCTGACATTGAGCTAGTATCTATATCTCTTTGCTGTCCGAGCAGCTTCGCAGTATGATCATTTTCACGTGTTAGAATATCACATTTAGCCTACGAGCTTAGCCTGTTTCCTATAATAGAAGTCTAGGCTACCAAACTTGCGACTGAAACAGGTTTTTCTTTCTTAATTTCAGATACAATGAGGCTACATTTTCAACCATCTCGAACATTAGCCTGCAATACTACATGATTCAATTTTAAATCACATGTGGTCCATCTTCGCTAGTGTGCCCCTGCAGACTATCCGACATATCCTAGCCCCAGTGTGCTCAAGTGAAGTCTCATCCTGATCCTgacgtgtaaaaaaaaaaaaaaaacattcaaacgTGTTGCGTTAAGACCTTGTCTATAGGGTAACTTCCCGTAAACATCTGAACCACCGTAGCCGTAAGGTAAAACATGGCAAGAAGTTGCTCGATAGGCCTAGACTGTGTGGTTCTGGATAGGAGACATATACATTTTGGCTAAACTGACCTGTACCCTTATTTTTGGCACATATTTTTACACTATGATTAAGCTGATATTAAATTAAGCATTTATTTTATGTCTGATTTCAAGTTTTAATATCATTTTATTGAGTGTTTACAGAACCACTGGAAATTGTATTCTAAATTTTTAAATCTGCGATCTTGTGATTTAGGATGGTTCAGTATAGGCAAAATGTGTGAATAAAGGCTTTAGGCTAAAAAGAAAAGGCTTTAGGCTAAAAAGAATAGGCTACGGTAGGCTATAGACAGACAATGATGGTAATAAAGATTAGCAGAATAATGGCCAATGTTTATAATGGAAGTAAGAAAATACCCATTGAGACCAATAGGTTATGTCCGAATGCAGGCTATGGGCCGCCCTGTCTGGACAATTTCTGCTTAAGTGGCGTCATTAACATTGACTTGTTCTTCAACGAATTTAAAATGTAGACCATCTTCAGCCTAAAAAACACTAGTTACATTCGCGTACAAACCCTATCTCCGCATCATCGTTAGGCTTTTCCCGACAGCTAAATGAGATTCCACTGTCCTTCTGTGAAAGGGGAGAAGGAAGAGTGTGAGGCCGCGACACAGAACTCAACTTATAGGCCGGTGACGGTAATGCAGCCCTGGTCGCGTGCAAATAAGAGGATACAATAATGATACTCGAAGAACGACCGACtaaaaatgaacaaaatgtgtCAATCTGGCGAGTACGATTGGTAATAAGGTCTTAATGAAGTATTACCCGTTCATTGTTTTTACTGACCGTCCGTGCGCGCGTCGAGTCTCCTTCGTGGTCTCCTTGATTTTCCCTGTTGTGTGGTCGGTGTGCTGGGGGTTGGACTCGACTACGACAGGCCTGCAAGGCACTGCCGCACATGCTTGCGCCTTTCGAATAACACTACTGGAGAGGACGAAATGCAACCTGTCTCTAATCAAAGTGTCCACGTGCATGTATAAGGAATGTactcagaaataaataaattaaagacACGAATAAAAGTATTAATTGTTTGGAGCTCTCAATGCACACTATTGTAATTGCTGTGGAAAACGCAAGCCGCTTCAAATATGTAGTCTAGCTTGATTTTGCAACATGGAGTTTGGTTTGGGTCACATTCTGCTGACGCGAATCTTATAGAATCTTACTTTGACGTAGTAGCCTACTATATATCGATATCAACTGCGGATTCACATGAGCATTTAAACCTTTTTGTCGCAACTTGTTGACTGATCCGATGACATGATTTCAAGGATTTCAAATATGAAAATATATCCTCTCAAATCTTCATGGACAGAAGAGCTCGAGTATTAACTGTTTTAATACAGATTATAACCCACACTTTTGGTTATAATAGCCTATATAACTACTACACAACAAattgttttgtaaatatttgATATAACTTAGTAGGCTAACAGAAAAGTGTCAAACACGACACAAATCTACAGCTCGATATAAAATTATAGGTGAAATATACAAATCTTCACATATGCTCTCGTCTTACATTACGTTTATTTTCCACAAAGCTGATAACAGCTAAGCACATTCAGTTGAATTGCACACCAACCTAAATGTTTACCCACAGACCACAATGCAAATTGTATTCGTACTATGGCCTCACAATTCTCAGGCAGGGAGCACAAACACAAGAACGTTAACACAACCACCCATGGAACATAAAAGTATTTACTTTGATACCACACTTACTCAACACTTTTAAGCCACCCAATATACCCCAAGAGCAAAAAAATACCTATTTGTCCAGAATGGTTGACAAAGAAGCCGCCACTACCTCCTAATTTTTTTCAAAGTTAAGAGATTATTCCCTATCCCATATACATAAGGACTGATTGTGGTGTAGGCTGTGGAGATCAAGAACTCCAACTCAGACCAAGCAGGGAAGTCATAGGGGCTGTATCCCAGATGGAGAACTAGGTACAAGGTCCAGTCGATCTGAAACAGGGCCATGGCTGCCAAAATGGCCACCGTACTTCTGTGAATCCGAGGGCTTTTGTTCCTTTTGGGCTCCTGCTCTGATCCTGGGGCTCCCAGCCCTGGCTTCACCATCCTCTTCTGCCCCAGGAGAACCTTTATGATGAGGCAACTGCTGACGGTGACGACCAGGAGAGGCAGAAGGTTGGAGAGGACGACAAACAGGTATTTGTATAAACGGTTTATGGCTGGGCAGTTATCCCTATAGCATAGGAAGAAGTGTGGTGGGCATTTTTGGTTGCCAGTGATGTTTTTCATGTGTCCATCCATGTTCATCACGTAAGTGGGGGCCGCGAGTAGCAACGCCAACGTCACACAGAGCCCACTCATAGCCCAGGCGTAACGAATGTTGTCCAGGAAGATGGGAAGGTTGACTCTGGTCTCTGCGTCTCTGAGTTTCTGGTAGCGGAAGATACTGATGAGCACAGTAAACATGATGCTAGCCACCTGACCAACCACTGTCAGGAACTTCAGAGAGCGGCAGGCCCATACGTCCTGACTGATAGAAACGCGCACCACAAGGATGTCATAGATATCCACGATGAAGATCTCCTCCAAGTTGGAGACTGACAAGCCAAGGAGAAGCACTTCAAAGGTCTTCAGATTGACGATCGGCTTCTGAACTAGGAACAGGATTAGTGCTGTATTACCTATGATCCCTAGAATGGAGATTACTATCCTGATGCCTAGGATCCAAAGTGCAACTTTCCCCATCTTTCTGAATAAAGTTTATTTTAGATATGTATCTGAAACTtgtgctgtctctctttccataCATCTGTGAGAATGAGAGCTAGAAGCTGATGTGGTCTCTTTACTTTTATGCTTCAGTGACTCGCAAATCTATGTTGTCATGCCTTCAAAAGAAACCAAGCCCAGATTGGTGATTGGCTTTGCTCATTAAGGATCGGAAAGTCGAGGATGCTGGAAAAGCAGAGGCCTGGGAGTCCTTTAATTTGTACCTTGGAGCTTTGCAAAAGCCTTAACTTGAGTGCTGATCCTAACTTTAAACATTTACTCAAGGTGCGTAACTGCCACTTCCGTCCCTTGGTAGCTTACAACTGGGATTCTCGCTCAACAAACTTCCATTTGATTTCAACTATTGAATTCAAAACCTATGGTACATAAAAGCTCATTTTCATTTAACGACTGCTGGGTTTGACATTTTTAGATCTACAATAAAGTTGCATTTCTCTGATTATCTTTTTTCATGAGGTCAATTCAACCCACACTTACCTTCCAGTGGCTTTATTTTCAAGATATTTCCTTCATCATTGGAATAAATAGATTATATATTTCCTAATATTGCCAGAATAGAAGCAATGCAGTGAAGCATTGCTTCTATTCTGGCAATGTAAGTAACTCACAAGGTATGACGTATTGGCTTCCTTTAATTAGGAGACCACACAAATACGTTCAGAATCAGTAAGAAACAGAAAGCAACCTCAACTGACCCAACTGAACAGTCTCCCTGTAAATATggatacaaaaaatataaatctaTAATATTACAGGTACAATCCATGAGGTTAACCAACCATCATTACAGCTTCACCTCTTGAACTGATTTGAGTTTTAAACAAGTTAACAGCCAACCGATTATTTTCATTCTTCCTGGTCTTTCACCTGCAGTttgaaggaaaggaggaggggtagtAAATGAGATAAGAGGCATACAGTTCACTAGGACGTCTATCCAGATGGCAAGTGCCCATTGAGACATGAGAGAATAGAAACCCTTTAGCTCCGTGTGCTGTTCAAGGTGAACTAATCAACAGATCATGACCCACCATGCCTGTTTGTTTTCTGGGTCTCCTGTAACCACATGGCATCATTAGCAAACCTCTCTTCTCTGTCATGCCTCAGGCAGATTACATGTGAATTctacatttatgtgtgtgtccttgcccAAAACCTCAatagaaacaacaacaaaaagaagaGCTGGATAGTAGTCAGAATATAATGAAGGTGTGTATACTTTCTTGGGCTTGACTTGTGGTGGACTGGACTGATACACTCAAGAAAACAAAATTAGGCTATGGTTTTTAATACCCTTTCTAACAAGGCTGAACCCCAAACCTTTGAACATCCAAGAACAAACAGTAGAAGGGAGTTAAAGCTTTTATCTTTACTTCGGAGGTTTTCAGAATGTCAGAGGTTTCCTTCAATGTTTGAATGAGTTTTATTTAGGAGTCTTTACTTCTGCAGTGCACCAAGAAAACGTGGCCACGCAAAACTTATCGAAATTTGCATTTCTAGTCTTCTATACTACTTCAAGATGCCAACCTCACTTCAATGTTTAAAGCCGTAGAAATagattatatatgtgtgtgtaaccagtaACTATAAGACGAGTATTACCGTGTGTATCGTTGTCATAACATAATTGGCTATGGTTGCACGTATGCATCCATGCGACCCCGACCATAGTCCACAGCTCACGGCTATCCTCGCTGTTCGTCGATGCCCCTTTAAAAGCCTCTCCATGTTGTCTTCACATGTGATCGGACACTGAACTGGGATGCTGCAGTTATATAAAATGCACTGTAAAATAATGTATTAGACGTAGTGCCGACAACATTTCTGTGGTTTTTAGTAGTTTTGGAGATTGACTTGGGACTGGTTTACTTTCCACCAGAGTGACGGAGCTTCTGCCGTGTTACATACAGTTGTTTGTTACAGTAGCTGGTGCGCAACTGAAAACTGCTTGCTGTGGCATAGCTCGCTAACTAACGGTTAAAACGACGTGTATCAGTCAACACTTCCACCATCCAATCAACTGAACAGTACCAACTCACTGAGTGGAGATAGATCCGACAGTGAAGTGGATGCGAACAGTTTGAGGAAGCAGTTTGTTTGAGCTGCTTGGAAATAGTTCATTCGTATCTTATTTGGTCTATATTTTAAGGGTTCATAGAACTGTGAGTTGAGAGGAAGCAATAGTAATTCGGCGACATTGACTTTTCTCGGAAACCTGACGCGAGGCAAGCGGCTGTGAGAGCAGCCAGAGCTgcctagcttgctagcttgaCACATTCTTACCTCAAGACACATCGGACAAGTCTACCACTTCAACGGAATTTGCCTGCTATGTGCACCTTTGGGAAAGGTGCCTTAGTACGGTCATTCTAGCTGTGGCTAAGCTTATTGCCAATTAAGCGAAGAGTGCCAGAGACCTACGCGGGTAAGTAGCTACTGGTATCATTTGCTGGCAAAAGGTGTGCCTTTCCTTTTCCCTACACCTCCCCCGgtttatagctagctagctaacataacTAGACTAGGCTGGTCATAAGCCTCCTTGTGCCTTGCGACGGTGTTTGCGTTTCTTGTTTTGTGAGGCATATATTGCTGAGCCAATGGCCATGATGAAGTCGGAAAATGTCCCAGGGAGTGGTATTTGCTGTTCTAGCAAGCGCGCACGATGCATATCAGGAATAGGATAAAAGGGTGGTCTTTTTCACAGAAGCTTGCCACTAGCTAGCTGGTGGTTAAAGTGATCCGAGCAATCAACTCATGGTGTATGAATGGCGTTgtgatgaaatgttgttaaGAAAATGATTGTGGTTGGCGTTCAGATGTAAATAGTCCGATCGGTCAATTAGGATAATTATTTCGACTAAGTGCCTCGTGCAGTGCCAGCGGATGGTTGATAATGCCACCGTAATAACGCCATACCCGACAGCTAACCGCTGGACATATTATGCTTGCCCCTGTTAACTTCAGTAATTCATCTGGCTCGTCTGATAGCTACAGTATATTATGTTCCTGAAATAACTTG includes:
- the LOC124469046 gene encoding neuropeptide F receptor; this translates as MGKVALWILGIRIVISILGIIGNTALILFLVQKPIVNLKTFEVLLLGLSVSNLEEIFIVDIYDILVVRVSISQDVWACRSLKFLTVVGQVASIMFTVLISIFRYQKLRDAETRVNLPIFLDNIRYAWAMSGLCVTLALLLAAPTYVMNMDGHMKNITGNQKCPPHFFLCYRDNCPAINRLYKYLFVVLSNLLPLLVVTVSSCLIIKVLLGQKRMVKPGLGAPGSEQEPKRNKSPRIHRSTVAILAAMALFQIDWTLYLVLHLGYSPYDFPAWSELEFLISTAYTTISPYVYGIGNNLLTLKKIRR